The Kogia breviceps isolate mKogBre1 chromosome 4, mKogBre1 haplotype 1, whole genome shotgun sequence genome window below encodes:
- the PRELID1 gene encoding PRELI domain-containing protein 1, mitochondrial, producing MVKYFLGQSVLRSSWDQVFAAFWQRYPNPYSKHVLTEDIVHREVTPDQKLLSRRLLTKTNRMPRWAERLFPANVAHSVYILEDSVVDPQNQIMTTFTWNINHARLMVVEERCVYRVNSDNSGWTEICREAWVSSSLFGVSRAVQEFGLARFKSNVTKTMKGFEYILAKLQGEAPPKTLVETAKEAKEKAKETALAATEKAKDLASKAATKKQQQQQQFV from the exons ATGGTGAAGTATTTCCTGGGCCAGAGCGTGCTCCGGAGTTCCTGGGACCAAGTGTTCGCAGCCTTCTGGCAGCGGTACCCGAATCCCTATAG CAAACATGTCTTGACGGAAGACATAGTGCACCGGGAGGTGACCCCTGACCAGAAGCTCCTGTCCCGACGACTCCTGACCAAGACGAACAGGATGCCCCGCTGGGCTGAGCGACTATTTCCTGCCAATGTTGCTCACTCAGTGTACATCCTGGAGGATTCTGTTGTGGACCCACAGAACCAGATCATGACCACCTTCACCTGGAACATCAACCATGCCCGGCTGATG GTGGTAGAGGAACGATGTGTTTACCGTGTGAACTCTGATAACAGCGGCTGGACCGAAATCTGCCGGGAAGCCTGGGTCTCCTCTAGCTTGTTCGGCGTCTCCAGAGCTGTCCAG GAATTTGGTCTCGCCCGGTTCAAAAGCAACGTGACCAAGACTATGAAGGGTTTTGAATACATCTTGGCAAAGCTGCAAG GTGAGGCCCCTCCCAAAACCCTTGTTGAAACAGCCAAGGAAGCCAAGGAGAAGGCCAAGGAAACAGCACTGGCAGCTACAGAGAAGGCCAAGGACCTTGCCAGCAAGGCAGCCaccaagaagcagcagcagcagcagcagtttgTGTAG